In Flavobacterium sp., a single window of DNA contains:
- a CDS encoding DUF389 domain-containing protein: MRILTDLLNLHEGEDDRAKTLEAVKKNITFKGANLWILACAIIVASVGLNVNSTAVIIGAMLISPLMGPIVGAGFALGIYDFSLLKKSLNNLLTATAVSLAVSTLYFYLSPFKDVQSELLARTSPNIYDILIAFFGGLVGVIAVTRSEKGNPIPGVAIATALMPPLCTAGYGLATGQWKFFLGAFYLYSINCVFIGIATFLIIKYLNYPAVKQIDESHQKRVKYTIAFLITVMLVPSSYLAYSLYREQQFKKNADLFIENEFSAKGYTIVYRKTDFNPKNKRLELAFLSKRFSEAEIKDLAGRLSRNKYLAGTQLLIRQDSTDRFNALKGDILNQIKSSENEMNLKDVRIMQLEKELARNQFDSRQILKETRALYPAVNSLSISRNTLVSPKDSITSVTAVIYDASKDLSKTDSEKLQKWLNERLSVNDVELFRKH, from the coding sequence ATGAGAATACTAACAGATTTGCTGAACCTTCATGAAGGGGAGGACGACAGGGCAAAAACACTCGAAGCCGTTAAGAAAAACATCACCTTCAAAGGTGCCAATCTCTGGATTCTGGCCTGCGCCATAATCGTCGCCTCGGTCGGGCTCAATGTAAACTCCACCGCGGTGATTATCGGAGCCATGCTGATATCCCCTTTGATGGGGCCGATAGTAGGCGCCGGGTTTGCTTTGGGCATCTATGACTTCTCACTGCTGAAGAAATCACTTAATAACCTGCTTACGGCAACTGCTGTAAGTCTGGCGGTATCCACCCTTTATTTTTACCTGAGCCCCTTTAAGGATGTGCAGTCCGAACTGCTGGCCAGAACCTCTCCCAATATTTACGATATCCTAATAGCCTTCTTTGGAGGCCTTGTGGGGGTTATTGCCGTGACCAGGTCCGAAAAAGGGAACCCGATTCCCGGTGTGGCCATTGCAACAGCACTTATGCCGCCGCTCTGTACGGCAGGTTACGGACTTGCTACCGGACAGTGGAAATTTTTCCTGGGGGCTTTCTACCTCTACAGCATCAACTGTGTCTTTATAGGTATCGCAACCTTTCTGATTATAAAATACCTGAACTACCCTGCCGTAAAGCAGATAGATGAAAGCCATCAGAAAAGGGTCAAATACACCATCGCCTTTCTAATCACTGTTATGCTGGTGCCCAGCAGCTATCTTGCCTATTCGCTTTACAGGGAACAGCAGTTCAAAAAAAATGCGGATCTTTTTATTGAAAATGAGTTTTCCGCCAAAGGATATACCATCGTGTACAGAAAGACGGACTTCAACCCTAAAAACAAAAGGCTCGAACTGGCATTCCTCTCAAAACGCTTTTCTGAAGCAGAAATAAAAGACCTTGCCGGAAGACTCAGCCGGAACAAATACCTGGCCGGCACCCAGCTGCTCATTAGGCAGGACAGTACCGACCGTTTCAATGCCCTGAAGGGAGATATTCTGAACCAGATCAAAAGCAGCGAAAATGAAATGAACCTGAAAGATGTCAGGATCATGCAGCTGGAGAAAGAACTGGCCAGAAACCAATTTGACAGCCGCCAGATCCTCAAAGAAACCCGTGCGCTCTATCCTGCAGTCAATTCATTATCCATCAGCAGAAATACCCTTGTAAGCCCTAAAGACAGCATTACTTCGGTAACGGCTGTTATCTATGACGCATCAAAAGACCTTTCCAAAACAGACAGCGAAAAACTGCAGAAATGGCTCAATGAACGCTTATCGGTAAATGATGTGGAACTCTTCCGCAAACACTAA
- a CDS encoding T9SS type A sorting domain-containing protein, with protein sequence MKLKLIVLLTLCMSPFLYCQDWNGIPVPANAGTGKIWKIQPQSDDFNYTYKASTNQATIGGKWTNFYHNTWDGPGPTKWRYENTTVSGGNLHVFATRQANETKTFTVDCDGDNVAESWTMAATRAGCITSKTRVKYPVYVEARFKIANAVMASDIWMLSPDDTQEIDILEAYGGKATRNDWLAQRLHLSHHVFIRSPFLDYQPTDASTWYTGATKTYWTDKWIRLGVYWASPTRLEYYLDGQLVKVMDNLDTVNGKDGIDPLNYTSTATPRTAATRTGLVKEMDIIINMEDQNWNACKGRTPTDEEITNFDNHNFNIDWIRIYKPVTDPNLGKQDAKIEEKKLMLFPNPFKDSIQINSEKNISTVQIYSLSGTKLLVEKINNTNATIATKNLSAGMYIAKINWEDGTTISQKVIKQ encoded by the coding sequence ATGAAACTAAAATTAATTGTACTGCTTACTTTATGTATGTCTCCATTTTTATACTGTCAAGATTGGAATGGTATTCCCGTTCCTGCAAATGCTGGAACAGGAAAAATTTGGAAAATTCAGCCACAGTCTGATGATTTTAATTACACCTATAAAGCGTCCACTAATCAAGCAACGATTGGCGGAAAGTGGACTAACTTTTATCACAACACTTGGGATGGTCCAGGGCCTACAAAATGGAGGTATGAGAATACTACCGTTAGCGGAGGAAATCTGCATGTTTTTGCAACTAGACAGGCAAATGAAACTAAGACTTTTACTGTAGATTGTGATGGAGATAATGTTGCCGAAAGCTGGACTATGGCGGCTACAAGAGCGGGCTGCATTACATCGAAAACAAGGGTAAAGTACCCTGTATATGTAGAAGCGCGTTTTAAAATCGCAAATGCAGTTATGGCTTCTGATATTTGGATGCTTAGTCCAGATGACACCCAAGAAATCGATATCCTGGAAGCATACGGCGGAAAAGCAACTAGAAATGATTGGCTAGCACAACGTTTGCATTTAAGTCACCATGTATTTATTAGAAGTCCGTTTTTGGATTATCAGCCTACCGATGCCAGCACATGGTACACGGGAGCTACAAAAACCTATTGGACAGACAAATGGATTCGTCTTGGTGTGTACTGGGCTAGTCCAACTCGGTTAGAATACTACTTGGATGGTCAATTAGTCAAGGTAATGGACAATCTAGATACTGTGAACGGCAAAGACGGAATAGACCCATTAAATTATACCTCAACAGCTACTCCAAGAACTGCCGCTACACGCACGGGACTGGTAAAAGAAATGGATATCATTATTAATATGGAAGATCAAAACTGGAATGCCTGTAAAGGACGTACTCCTACTGATGAAGAAATTACAAATTTTGACAATCATAATTTCAATATCGATTGGATTCGAATTTACAAACCTGTGACCGATCCAAATTTAGGGAAACAAGATGCCAAGATTGAAGAAAAAAAATTGATGCTATTTCCAAATCCTTTTAAAGATTCTATTCAAATAAATTCAGAAAAAAACATAAGCACTGTCCAAATTTACAGTTTAAGCGGAACTAAATTGTTGGTTGAAAAAATCAATAATACCAATGCTACTATTGCTACTAAAAACTTAAGCGCTGGAATGTATATTGCAAAAATTAACTGGGAAGATGGCACTACAATTTCCCAAAAGGTCATAAAACAATAA
- the nhaA gene encoding Na+/H+ antiporter NhaA, protein MTKLINLKIFAHFFRSSSAGGIFLITSLLVSLAIANSGWSEGFKGILNFELGFNTAWIHLKYPVGLWINDGLMAVFFLMVGLEIKREVIEGELSTFSHAVLPVLAAAGGVAVPALIYAFFNASDPQTAKGWGIPMATDIAFALGILSLLGSRVPSGLKIFLAALAIVDDLIAILVIALFYSSELNFMYLGYAGALLVLLVIFNRSGIKNLLFYLLPGILIWYFIHHSGVHATIAGVLVAMTIPTNEDDTESPLEKLEHFLACPVNFLIMPVFALANTNITFEPAMLQGLFSSLGLGIVLGLFLGKPVGIFIMSWLSVKLKIAALPESVTWVHVLGLGLLGGIGFTMSIFIALLSFNDAVLQNEAKFAILAASTAAGITGFSILRLYSRKQKMRF, encoded by the coding sequence ATGACAAAACTGATCAACTTAAAAATATTCGCGCATTTTTTCCGCTCCTCCTCGGCAGGCGGCATTTTTTTGATAACATCCCTGCTGGTGTCTTTGGCCATTGCCAATTCTGGCTGGTCGGAAGGTTTTAAAGGGATCCTTAACTTTGAACTGGGATTCAATACAGCCTGGATTCATTTAAAATATCCTGTAGGGCTTTGGATCAATGACGGGCTGATGGCGGTTTTCTTCCTGATGGTCGGTCTGGAGATTAAACGGGAGGTAATAGAAGGGGAGCTTTCCACCTTTTCACATGCGGTTCTGCCTGTCCTTGCCGCGGCGGGAGGGGTAGCGGTCCCTGCCCTGATTTACGCATTTTTTAATGCTTCGGATCCCCAAACAGCTAAAGGCTGGGGCATTCCTATGGCTACGGATATCGCCTTTGCACTTGGAATTTTATCGCTTTTGGGCAGCAGAGTGCCTTCTGGGCTGAAGATTTTTCTGGCCGCCCTTGCAATTGTCGATGATTTGATTGCAATTTTAGTGATAGCCTTATTCTATTCCTCGGAGCTGAACTTTATGTATCTGGGCTATGCGGGAGCATTGCTGGTTTTATTGGTCATTTTTAACCGCTCAGGTATTAAAAACCTGCTGTTTTACCTGCTCCCGGGGATATTGATCTGGTATTTTATACATCATTCCGGGGTCCATGCGACCATAGCCGGAGTATTGGTGGCGATGACCATACCAACCAATGAAGACGATACCGAGTCGCCGCTTGAAAAACTGGAGCATTTCCTTGCGTGTCCTGTCAATTTTCTGATTATGCCTGTCTTTGCGCTTGCCAATACCAATATAACCTTTGAACCTGCTATGTTGCAGGGGCTTTTCAGCAGTCTGGGCCTTGGGATAGTCCTGGGTCTTTTTTTGGGCAAGCCTGTCGGGATTTTTATCATGTCCTGGCTGTCGGTAAAGCTGAAAATAGCCGCACTGCCCGAATCTGTCACCTGGGTGCATGTGCTAGGACTTGGACTGCTGGGAGGAATAGGCTTTACGATGTCGATATTTATTGCTTTACTGTCTTTTAACGATGCGGTGCTGCAGAACGAAGCCAAATTTGCCATACTGGCAGCTTCCACGGCGGCGGGCATCACAGGCTTCTCCATTCTGCGGCTGTACAGCAGAAAACAGAAAATGAGATTTTAG